From Musa acuminata AAA Group cultivar baxijiao chromosome BXJ3-8, Cavendish_Baxijiao_AAA, whole genome shotgun sequence, one genomic window encodes:
- the LOC135644878 gene encoding mitochondrial import receptor subunit TOM40-1-like, with product MGSSVSHAAAPPPPPTAVGLAVALPPKQDEKAEPKNVDWLNLPCPVPFEEIQREALMSLKPELFEGLKFDFTKGLNQRFSLSHSIFMGSMEVPSQSSDTFKVPTAHYEFGANFLDPKLMLVGRVLTDGRLNARVKCDLTDNLTLKINAQLTNEPHFSQGMFNFDYKGTDYRTQFQIGNNAFYGANYIQSISPHLSLGTEIFWLGHQRKSGIGFAARYNTDKIVVTGQVASTGIVALSYVQKVSEKVSLASDFMYNHLTQDATSSFGYDYILRQCRLRGKLDSNGVVAAFLEERLNMGVNFILSAEVDHRKKDYKFGFGLTVGE from the exons ATGGGGTCCTCCGTGAGCCACGCCGCCGCCCCGCCCCCGCCCCCTACCGCCGTCGGCCTCGCGGTGGCGCTGCCTCCGAAGCAGGATGAGAAGGCGGAACCGAAGAATGTCGACTGGCTGAATCTCCCCTGCCCCGTTCCCTTCGAGGAGATCCAGCGAGAGGCATTGA TGTCCTTGAAGCCAGAGCTTTTTGAGGGATTGAAGTTTGACTTCACAAAAGGGCTAAATCAGAGATTTTCACTCAGCCACAG CATTTTCATGGGATCGATGGAGGTTCCATCACAGTCTTCTGACACATTCAAAGTTCCTACTGCACATTATGAATTTGGTGCCAACTTTCTTGATCCAAAG TTGATGCTTGTTGGAAGGGTACTGACTGATGGAAGACTAAATGCACGAGTAAAATGTGATCTGACTGATAATCTCACTTTGAAGATAAATGCTCAG CTCACAAATGAGCCGCATTTCTCCCAAGGAATGTTTAACTTTGATTACAAG GGAACAGATTACAGGACTCAGTTTCAAATAGGAAATAATGCCTTCTATGGTGCCAACTATATCCAA AGTATTTCACCACATTTATCCTTGGGTACTGAAATCTTTTGGCTTGGTCATCAGAGGAAGTCTGGTATTGGTTTTGCTGCTCGGTACAACACTGATAAAATA GTTGTAACAGGGCAAGTTGCAAGCACTGGAATTGTTGCACTTAGCTATGTTCAGAAAGTATCTGAGAAG GTCTCTCTTGCATCTGATTTCATGTACAATCATTTGACACAAGATGCTACTTCGAGTTTTGGTTATGATTACATTCTTCGACAG TGTCGCTTGAGGGGAAAGCTCGACTCCAATGGTGTGGTTGCTGCTTTTCTGGAGGAGCGATTGAACATGGGTGTGAATTTTATTCTTTCCGCGGAG GTTGATCACCGAAAGAAGGATTACAAATTTGGATTTGGACTGACCGTAGGAGAGTAA
- the LOC135644375 gene encoding protein RETICULATA-RELATED 3, chloroplastic-like isoform X1, with amino-acid sequence MVTATAAPQFRLSSLPNRAGICRFPGGTHHDHLPSFSPPSSSRPFPSLSLRLLLPRSANPSLSQSLTSPDSAVLSGGGSSIPPNGPGDNGRGGSGGDGAPDDDRHRGEPASSDPSGPLGLFLQGWRSRVSADPQFPFKVLMEELVGVTSCVLGDMASRPNFGLNELDLVFCTLVVGSIVNFVLMYLLAPTSASAASSALPGIFAACPTSHMFQPGHYSLLSRLGTFVYKGATFAAVGFAAGLAGTAISNGLIALRKKMDPEFETPNKPPPTVLNALTWAIHMGLSSNFRYQTLNGVEFVMEKALPSAGFKASVVVLRCLNNVLGGMSFVMLARLTGSQKAAGSVDQKEEIKEKLASHSAAPFAEDGDGELRKSELNATTPK; translated from the exons ATGGTTACCGCCACCGCCGCCCCGCAGTTCCGCCTCTCCTCGCTCCCAAACCGTGCCGGGATCTGCCGCTTCCCTGGAGGAACCCATCACGATCACCTCCCTTCCTTCTCGCCCCCTTCCTCTTCCCGCCCTTTCCCTTCCCTCTCCCTCCGGCTCCTCCTTCCCCGCTCCGCAAACCCTAGCCTCTCGCAAAGCCTAACCTCCCCCGACTCCGCCGTGCTATCCGGTGGCGGATCCTCGATCCCACCCAATGGCCCCGGTGATAACGGCCGTGGCGGAAGCGGCGGCGATGGCGCCCCTGACGATGATCGCCACCGCGGGGAGCCGGCCTCGTCCGATCCTAGCGGCCcccttggcctcttcctccagggGTGGCGTTCTAGGGTTTCTGCCGATCCCCAGTTCCCCTTCAAGGTCCTCATGGAGGAGCTCGTCGGCGTCACTTCGTGCGTCCTCGGCGACATGGCCTCGCGCCCCAACTTCGGCCTCAACGAGCTCGACCTCGTATTTTGCACCCTGGTCGTGGGATCCATCGTTAACTTCGTCCTCATGTACCTCCTCGCCCCCACTTCCGCAtccgccgcctcctccgcccTTCCCGGCATCTTCGCCGCCTGTCCCACCAGCCACATGTTCCAGCCCGGCCATTACTCCCTCCTCTCCCGGCTCGGCACCTTCGTCTACAAAGGCGCCACCTTTGCCGCCGTTGGCTTCGCCGCGGGCCTTGCGGGGACCGCCATCTCGAACGGGTTGATCGCACTGCGCAAGAAGATGGATCCCGAGTTCGAGACGCCGAACAAGCCTCCTCCCACGGTGCTGAATGCTCTGACGTGGGCGATACACATGGGATTGAGCAGTAATTTCCGCTACCAGACGTTGAACGGCGTGGAGTTTGTGATGGAGAAGGCGTTGCCGTCCGCCGGTTTCAAGGCTTCGGTGGTGGTGCTGAGGTGCTTGAACAATGTGCTCGGCGGGATGTCTTTTGTTATGCTTGCGAGGTTGACAGGGTCGCAAAAGGCGGCAGGGAGCGTGGACCAGAAGGAAGAGATCAAGGAGAAATTGGCAAGCCACAGTGCTGCTCCATTCGCAGAGGATGGTGATGGAGAGCTTCGAAAGAGCGA ACTTAATGCGACGACGCCGAAGTGA
- the LOC135644375 gene encoding protein RETICULATA-RELATED 3, chloroplastic-like isoform X2, whose amino-acid sequence MVTATAAPQFRLSSLPNRAGICRFPGGTHHDHLPSFSPPSSSRPFPSLSLRLLLPRSANPSLSQSLTSPDSAVLSGGGSSIPPNGPGDNGRGGSGGDGAPDDDRHRGEPASSDPSGPLGLFLQGWRSRVSADPQFPFKVLMEELVGVTSCVLGDMASRPNFGLNELDLVFCTLVVGSIVNFVLMYLLAPTSASAASSALPGIFAACPTSHMFQPGHYSLLSRLGTFVYKGATFAAVGFAAGLAGTAISNGLIALRKKMDPEFETPNKPPPTVLNALTWAIHMGLSSNFRYQTLNGVEFVMEKALPSAGFKASVVVLRCLNNVLGGMSFVMLARLTGSQKAAGSVDQKEEIKEKLASHSAAPFAEDGDGELRKSDALCRF is encoded by the exons ATGGTTACCGCCACCGCCGCCCCGCAGTTCCGCCTCTCCTCGCTCCCAAACCGTGCCGGGATCTGCCGCTTCCCTGGAGGAACCCATCACGATCACCTCCCTTCCTTCTCGCCCCCTTCCTCTTCCCGCCCTTTCCCTTCCCTCTCCCTCCGGCTCCTCCTTCCCCGCTCCGCAAACCCTAGCCTCTCGCAAAGCCTAACCTCCCCCGACTCCGCCGTGCTATCCGGTGGCGGATCCTCGATCCCACCCAATGGCCCCGGTGATAACGGCCGTGGCGGAAGCGGCGGCGATGGCGCCCCTGACGATGATCGCCACCGCGGGGAGCCGGCCTCGTCCGATCCTAGCGGCCcccttggcctcttcctccagggGTGGCGTTCTAGGGTTTCTGCCGATCCCCAGTTCCCCTTCAAGGTCCTCATGGAGGAGCTCGTCGGCGTCACTTCGTGCGTCCTCGGCGACATGGCCTCGCGCCCCAACTTCGGCCTCAACGAGCTCGACCTCGTATTTTGCACCCTGGTCGTGGGATCCATCGTTAACTTCGTCCTCATGTACCTCCTCGCCCCCACTTCCGCAtccgccgcctcctccgcccTTCCCGGCATCTTCGCCGCCTGTCCCACCAGCCACATGTTCCAGCCCGGCCATTACTCCCTCCTCTCCCGGCTCGGCACCTTCGTCTACAAAGGCGCCACCTTTGCCGCCGTTGGCTTCGCCGCGGGCCTTGCGGGGACCGCCATCTCGAACGGGTTGATCGCACTGCGCAAGAAGATGGATCCCGAGTTCGAGACGCCGAACAAGCCTCCTCCCACGGTGCTGAATGCTCTGACGTGGGCGATACACATGGGATTGAGCAGTAATTTCCGCTACCAGACGTTGAACGGCGTGGAGTTTGTGATGGAGAAGGCGTTGCCGTCCGCCGGTTTCAAGGCTTCGGTGGTGGTGCTGAGGTGCTTGAACAATGTGCTCGGCGGGATGTCTTTTGTTATGCTTGCGAGGTTGACAGGGTCGCAAAAGGCGGCAGGGAGCGTGGACCAGAAGGAAGAGATCAAGGAGAAATTGGCAAGCCACAGTGCTGCTCCATTCGCAGAGGATGGTGATGGAGAGCTTCGAAAGAGCGA TGCACTATGTAGATTTTGA